CCCCTTCGTTCTCGCCAACCTCAACGACGGCGCCACGAACGTTGCCCATGCCCATCAGATTCATCGAAGCAGACATCTGCGGGCTGTAATCTTCGGGCAGCTCGATATCGATCAGATCGTTCAAAGTCTCCCCGGCGATCTGTGGGTCCTCGTCAATCGTCGGTGCCAGCGAGTACAGCGAAATGCCGACGCCGCAACAGCAGAGCAGCATCGCCGCTCCAATCCCGGCCAGCCCGAGCAGCAGGCAGTTCATTCCGCAACCCCGTTCCGAGCGGCGGGGTTCTTCTCCCTCGGGACGAAACACATCGTCGTCAGCAGCCATGAGTTTACTCTCAGTCAGTCGGTCCAGGCACTCCGGTCAATCCCCGCTGGATTGCCGCATGACTCGATTCTAAATCGGCGACTCCAAAATGGCAGGGCAAATTTGCCCTTCGTCCACAGATCGATGGGACAGCCGAACCGTCGCCCGACTTCGTCCCGAGCTCGATCTCCGTCCGAAACGGGAGCGAAGACTCAACAGGTGATGAGCCGCCATCAACGACAAAAGCCTCCACACCAAAATGGCGAGGAGGCTTTTGTGATCTATGATGATCAGATCTTATCAGACCTGTTTTTTGGGCAGCGCGATTGAGTAAAGCACCGTGACTGCACCGAAAGCGAGAAGCGAAAATGGCACCCAGTCAGGAGGAGCCAGCTCGTGCTGATGGTCTGAGTTCAAGGAGGTAAAATTCTTCAGCACCGGGATCTCGCTGACCTGCGGGTAACTGGCGTCGAAGACAATCCGATCGGTCACGAGAAACATGCCTCCGCAGAGGACAATGAACATTCCCAGTGAAAGAAAAGTTGACCGGATCATGAAACGCAGTTGATTCGTGAAGTGCGGTTGGTAGTCAGTTTGATCCCTGAAGCACCAGTTTTATCGACCACAATCGCGGTTCGGGCTGATCGAGATCGCTCGATTCAGGCATTTTCGTCGCTTGCAGTTCCGACTGTGACGGCTATGCTTGCAGGTCAGAAAACAGCGATCCTGTGGGCCGTGCTCTCTGCTTGCCGACAGGATCATTTCCTTTGACGACCCCAAACATCTGACTCACCGAGAAAGCTTCTGCGATGCGTGCGAATCTGGTCCTGTTGCCCGGCGATGGAATTGGCCCCGAGATTGTCGCTGAGGCCGAAAAGGTGTTGCGTCACATCGCCAGCGAGCACGGACACGACTTCGAATTCACGACCGGCGAAATCGGCGGCTGTGCCATCGATGCCTATGGCGATCCGCTGCCGGACAAGACGCTGGATCCGTGCCGCAATGCAGACGGGATTCTGCTCGGAGCCGTCGGCGGCCCGAAGTGGGACGATCCGAACGCCAAGACGCGCCCGGAAGTTGGTCTGCTGAAGATTCGCAAGGAACTCGGCCTGTTCGCCAACCTGCGTCCGATCAAGCCGTACTCGGCTCTGATTGATGCCTCTCCGCTGAAGCGCTCAATCATTGAAGGCGTCGATATTCTCTTCGTCCGCGAACTGACCGGCGGCATCTACTTCGGCGCTTCCCGCACCGAGCAGATCGATGGCGAAGAAGCAGCCACCAACGAGATGACCTATCGCGTCTCGGAAGTCGAACGCGTGGTCCGCGTCGCCGCCAGGGCTGCTCAAACCCGTCGACAGCATCTCACTTCCGTCGACAAAGCCAACGTGCTGGAAGTCTCCCGCCTCTGGCGTCGCACGGCCAAGAGCGTGGTCGACAAGGAATTCTCGGAACTGAATTACGATGTGGTCCTCGTCGACGCCATGGCCATGCACCTGATTTCGCGTCCGCGTGATTTCGACGTGGTTGTCACCGGCAACCTGTTTGGCGACATCCTCACCGATGAAGGCTCGATGCTGCCCGGTTCCCTCGGCCTGCTGCCGTCCGCTTCACTCGGTGAAGATGGTCCGGGTCTCTACGAACCGATTCACGGTTCCGCACCCGACATCGCCGGCAAAGGCATCGCCAACCCGCTGGCCACGATTCTCGCAGCCGCCATGATGCTGCGACATTCGCTCGGCCTGCAGACCGAAGCCGATCAAATCGATGCAGCCGTCGAGAAAGTCCTCAACGACGGCCATCGCACGAAGGACATCGCCGCCGGCGGCTCCGCCATCAATACGACCCAGATGGGCGAAGAAGTCCTCAAGGCGCTCTAGGCCGCGAAGTAGTCTCAGCAGTCCTCGTGCAGGCCGGTTTCCCACCGGCTGCCACCGCTGATAGAATCAATCAACCCGAAGGGCAGGAGACTGCCCTACTCAAGTTGACTGCCGCTGGAGGGCCACTGCTGGCTCGTCCAGCGGTGCGATGATTCGATCAGCCGTGCTTGCGAGGAGATTCTGATGCGTGCTCCATCGTTCACCGAGGCGGAACTCGAACAGTACCGTCGCGACGGGTTCCTGCTCGTCGAAAACCTGCTCGATGCCGAAGAAACGTCGCTTCTACAACAGGCCGCCCGTGCTGATGCCGTGCTTCAGCAGGCCGCGATGGATGTCAAAGACGCCTCCGGTCGCAAGACGAACCTCTCCCTCTGGAATCATCCCGGCGACGATATCTACGGCACCATCGCCCGCAGTGAGCGCGTCGTGAATCGCATGGAGCAGCTGCTCGGCGGCGAGGTCTATCACTACCATTCCAAGCTGAGTGCCAAGCAGCCCCGCGTCGGCGGTGCCTGGGAATGGCATCAGGATTACGGTTACTGGTACAAGAACGGCTGCCTGCTCCCGACGATGGGGAGCTGCTTCATCGCCATCGATCCGGCGACCAAAGAAAACGGCTGCATGCAGGTGCTGACCGGATCGCATCGCATGGGGCGGATCGATCATCACTTCGAAGGCGAACAGACCGGAGCGGACCTCGAACGGGTCGAACTGGCCAGGCTCCGCTTTCCGCTCTTCTACTGCGAAATGAAAGCCGGCACCGGACTCTTCTTCGACGGCAACCTCCTGCACCGGTCCGATGCGAATCTGAGCGAGCACCCCCGCTGGGGACTCATCTGCTGCTACAACACGAAAGAGAACGACCCGCTCATCCCGCATCATCATCCGCAATACACGCCGCTCATCAAGCTGCCCGACACCGCCCTCCGCGAAGTCGGCGTCAAGACCGCAGCCGAACAGAGCCAGTTCCTCCGCCAGGAAGAAGACCACACCGCCCGTATTATCGACGAGTGAGCCGCTTTAGTACCGGCGGCATCCAGCCGCCGAATGCACGCCGAATACAAGAAAGCCGAGCAACTCAAAGCGATACGCACCAATGCAAAAACATAGTCAACAGGGGTGGCCCGTCCGTCACGGACGGGTGACGCAGTCACAAGAGGCCGCGCCATGCGTGAGGCTCATTCGAAGGCCCACGATTCCAGTTCAAGACGCGGATGGCGCAGCCTCTTGTCGCTATCGCGACCCGCCCGCTGAGGCGGACGGGCCACCCCTCGGTTTCATTTAAGGCGTGTTCTTCCGAACGGGACAGACGCAGTCATATTCCCTGAAACAACCGGTCAAGACTTCAAAACAATCCAACGTCATCTGATCTGCAACATCGATTCGGCGGCAGGATGCCGCCGCAACGGAAATGAACTTCCCTGAGTCTGGAGCCAACCATGATTCACTCCGGCGACTACCAGCTCGACATTCACCCGCAACTCCCGCAGGATCGCTCCGTTCCCATCGGCTGCATCGGAGCGGGCTTCATCATGGCCGACTGTCAGCTGCCCGCGTATCTGGACAACGGGCTCACTCCCGTCGGGATTGCCTCCCGCACGAAGTCATCCGCGGAATCGGTCGCGGTTCGACATGGTCTCAAGGTCTATGAATCGCCATCGGATCTGCTTTCCGATTCCTCGATTCCGGTCATCGATATCGCCGTCCCACCCGATGTGCAGATCGATGTCATCCGCGAAGCGGTTCGGCAGCCGCACATTCGCGGCATCCTCGCGCAGAAACCTCTCGGCATGAATTTGCAGCAGGCTCGCGAAATCGTCGAGATGTGCGAAGCCGCGGGGGTCACGCTGGTCGTCAATCAGAACATGCGGTACGACCAGTCCGTGCGAGCCGCGAAGTCGCTTCTCAATCAGAACGCTCTCGGCGACCCGGTCTTCGCCACCATCGAGATGCGAGCGGTGCCCCACTGGATGCCCTGGCAGGAGCGGCTCGGCTGGCTCACACTCCGCGTGATGTCGATTCACCACCTTGACACATTCCGTTACTGGTTCGGTAACCCGCAACGCGTCTTCGCCAGCACCCGCACCGATCCCCGTACGAAGTTCCCGCATCAGGATGGAATCTGCACCTACATTCTCGAATACGAAAACGGACTTCGCGTCAGCAGTTGGGACGATGTCTGGGCCGGCCCGATCGCAGAAGGCCCCGGCAAAGACCACGGCATCAACTGGCGGATCGAGGGCACCACCGGCCTGGCACGCGGCACCATCGGCTGGCCCGACTACCCCGCCCGTTCCCCGAGCACCCTCGATTTCATAACGACCGCCGAGCCGGAGACATGGCATCAACCCCGGTGGAACGAAGTCTGGTTCCCCGACGCCTTCGCCGGCCCGATGTGCGAACTGCTCCGTTCACTGGAAACCGGCCACCCAGCCAGCCTCAACGCCCGCGACAACCTCTGGACCATGGCCCTCGTCGACGCCTGCTACCAATCCGCCGAAGAACATCGAGCCATCGAACTCGCGGAGCTGATGAGCAAATAGGGATGGCCCAGACGTGCACGTCTGGGTTCCGCAGGAACAGGAAGCCGGTTACCGACGCGGACGAAAGGCAGACGTCGGTCACCCGCCTCTTGTGGCTCCGCCACTCAGACGCACGCGTCTGAGTCATCCGTTTCACTTGAAGAACTTTACAGCGTCCGCGAGCGTTCCCTAGTCCAACAACGGCTTCAGCACCTCTTCAAACGCGTCGGCCTGTCGCCAGAAGCCCAGGTCGGTGGGGTGGGAGCTGTCGACGGTGCCTTCGTTGTCGTCGCCGAGGAGGTGTTCGCCTTCGAGGTAGTAGAGGTGCTTGACGCCTTCGGACTGGAGTTCGTCGTACATCTTCTTCAGGGCTTCGCGGCTTGTGAGATTGCGTTCCCGGTTCGAGGTGACCAGGAAGCTGTTGGAATAGCTGCGGTCTTCGACAAGCAGGATCGGCGTTTCGGGATGCGCTTCGCGGAGGATGCCAACGACGTCTTTGGTACGTTCGAGGACTTCCTTGGCTCCGATGTTCGGCAGGCAGTCGATGACGTAGACGGCTGCGTCAATCTCGGCGATCAGTTCGGCGACTTCCGGCTCCATGCGTCCGTTACCGGAGAAGCCGAGGTTGATGACCGGGCGATCGAACCGGCGGCCCAGAATCGCGGGATGCGGCATGCCGGGACGAGAGGCACAGGCCCCGTGAGTGATCGAGGTGCCATAGAAGATGATTGGTTTCTGATGCCCTTCCGGACGCTCCGGACCGGGGGCGATTTCCTTGTTGGCGGGAATGCCGACTTCCACCGACGTGACGCCGTTATAGAGCGGGAGATAGATCATGTACTCCCGCGTCCCTTCGGGAATCTTGCTGATTGCCGTGGTTGTATTCTTCTGGGCGGACGGGCGGGCGCAGTTGAGCCACCGCCATTCGCCGGCGTCGTCGCGAACATACAGATCGATGCCACTCACGCCGGTCGCCGCCATGTGGGGCATATCGAGTTGCGAACTGGTCAGCTCCCAGCGAAGATCGATCTTCGTCGCGTTCGTGACGAATCGGGCAGCAATCCCAGCCGAGTGCCGGCTCAAACTCCAGACGGACCCGCGCACCGTTTCTTCCGCTTTGGGAGGCAGCCGATCGTACGGAGCTTTCGTGTCGGACCAGCCCTGGCCTTCGATGGTGAGCAGTTTCGCGTCGTACCAGGCGATATCGCCTTCGCCCATGGTCGACTTCGAAACATCGATCCAGTTCGGCTCGGCGGCCTTGAGGGCGGGGGTGATCAGGAGAAGAAACGTCAGCAGAGCCAGGCTTCGCAGCATTGGTGGGACCTCATCGTGGGGAGAGTCAGGATGGAAATGCGCATCGGCGACGAATTTCCATCATACCGGCTGCACAACGCACGATGTAAGTCACCCGGCTGCAAACCGTGTTTAGGCCCCCGTAGCGGCGGCATCCTGCCGCCGGTGCGAGTTTTACTCTTTGGCGTCGGGCGTGAACTGCGGCTGTTTACGAGCCGGCAGTTTCAGGGTCTCGGGCAGGTCGGGGACGAGTTTCTTGAGTCCCTGAACATCTTCGGTCCCATTGAGATAGGACCAATTCTGGCCCTGGTCATTCGAAATGCCGATGAGGTACGACTGCGACTTCAAGGTCCCGCCGGGGACTTTCATTGTGAGGTCGAAGGGAACGGTGAGGAACCACTTTTCGCCGCCGGCAATGGGAGCAGACGGTTCGGCGACGGTGGCATTCTGGAACGAGAAGCCCTGTTTGTTCATGTTCTGTTTGCCGGTTTCCATGAGGCGGAGCATCGGCTCGCGACCGCCGGCTGCCTGGACTGCGGGCGGATACATCAGGTCGACGACCGTCTCGAACTTGCCTTCGATGATGGCGTTGTTGATCTTGTTGACATCTTCTTTGACCTTCGCATTCAGCGCGGCGTTGTCAGCCGCCTGCAGCGTGAGGCAACAGGTCAGAAGGATGGCGATAACGGAAAGGCTGGCTCTCATAACTGACTCTCGTATCCGACAGAACTTCGCGTGAATTTCCAAGGCGGCCTGTGACCGACCTCGACTCGATTTAACATAGCAGAGTCGATCCTCGTCACAAAGAGGGATCGGACAACTGACACATTTCGCGGAGGGAGATTGCGTCCTGCGTGAACGCGATATGATGAACGCAGACGATTTATGAACCCTCACCGGAGGCCGTTATCAATGACCGCAGAGCCCCAGGAACAGGGATTGATTGGCGATCCCCGCGTCTATTACGCGGCGGAGAGGACTCTACTGGCGTGGATTCGGACCGGTCTGGCGATGATCGGCTTCGGTTTCGTCGTGGCCCGCTTTGGGATGTTTCTGCAGGAGTTCCCCTCGCAGGGCGACTCGTTACCTCCCGACACGCAGGCGTTCTCCCTCTGGTTCGGAACGCTCCTGGTCGCACTCGGTGTGCTGGTCAATCTCTCGGTGGCCTTCAAGCACTGGCACACGCTCAGTCGACTGAAGCGGGGTTTGCCGCTGCGGTTTCACCGCGTTTCGCTCGGCGTTGTGGTCGCGATCCTTCTCGGGGTGTGCGGCATCATTCTGACGATCTGGTTGCATTCCGGCGGGCGATGAGGCGAAGAATCATTCCGCCCTGGTATCACGCAGCTTCCCGGCCAGGGCCGTTGCCGAGTCGGGCGGTTTGAACCGTTTCGATATTGCAACGAAGACACCGGGAAATCTCTTCATCGGTCAGACCGGCAGCGATCAGTTGCCGGAGACGTTCCTGATTGACCGGTTCAGAAGTCGATGACACACGCGACACGCTGAGCAGGTCTTCGAGACGCGTAACTTCGCTCTCGGCGTCCATGATGAGCCGATCGAGCAGCGTGAGCGTGGTTTCGACGCGGCCCTCGACTTCGCGGCCGTAATCGAACAGTCGGACTTCCATGTCGTGGATGTATGCTTCGGGCGACTGCGCCTTCTGGTCCCGTTCGCGGGCCAGGTCCCGGATTGGGTCCTGCCGGGCGATGCGGTTGCGGGCAGCGTTCGTCTTCCACAGCAGCAGTCCACTGCTGAGGAGGATGATGCCGAAAATGATGAATGTCGATTCCATTCCATTGAGCATTCGAGGGATCCTCCCGGGAACGCGGGCAAAGACGTTGAGTGGTTATTTGTCGTGATCGTGATCGTGATCGTGATCGTGATCGTGATCGTGATCGTGATCGTGATCGTGATCGTGATCGTGATCGTGATCGTGGTCGTGGTCGTGGTCGTGGTCGTGGTCGTGGGTCGCGGCAGTGGACTGGTGCTCGGCGAAGACGCTTTGAGCGGTCCGATAGACATCCCTCAGCGGGATATCGTGCTCGCTGGCGGCTTTGGCGCAGTCTTCAAACTCCGGCTGGAACCATTCGGTCCGTCCGACCGGGCGGGTGACCTTGCCCCGAATGGAGCCGTAAACGGTTTCAACAGTCGCGACCGATCTAGACAGCGTGGCCCGTTCGAGCGGTGAAATGCGGATGCCGAGCGTGCCGGTCTGTTCGAAAATGATGTCCTGCAGCTCATCGGACAGCAGCGGCTGGCAGAGCACGCTGAGCAGCACGCCCGGCCGGTTCTTCTTCATGTCGATCGAAGTCGTGTAGACATCAAGCGCCCCGGCTTCTTCGAGCAGTTGCCGTGTGTAGCCGACGACTTCCGGCGTGGTGTCGTCGAGATTCGTTTCGAGCAGAATAACCGTCTCACGGTCTTTGGTCGGAACGCTCTGCCCGACGAACAGCCGCAGCAGATTCGCACGCTGCGGGAACGTCTTCGTTCCGGCTCCGTAGCCGATCTGTTCAATCGTCATCGGCGGTCGCGGTCCGAATCGATCAACGAGAACGCGAACGATGGCGGCTCCCGTCGGCGTGGTCAGCTCGAACTCGACTGGCACATCCTGGAGCGGAATCCCTTTGAGCAGTTCGGCCGTGCCGGGAGCGGGAATGGGACAGATGCCGTGATCGATGTGGACGAGGCCGTGTCCGGTCGGAATGGAGCTGCAGCAGATCAGATCGACATCCAGCAGGTCGAAGCCGATGGCCGCTCCGATGATATCGACAATCGAGTCGATTGCTCCGACTTCGTGAAAGTGAACCTTGTCGACCGTCGAGCCGTGAACTTTCGCCTCGGCTCCGGCGATCGCTTCGAAGATCTGCAGAGCCAGCTGCTTCTGGTCGTCGGTGATGACGTCCGACCGGGAAAGGATCTCGCGAATGTCGCTCATGTGGCGGTGAGCGTGCTGTTTCGGATGTTTGACCGTGACAGCTGTGGCGGCGAAGCCCCCTTTGATGATCTTCTCGACATGCAGTTCCACGCCTTCGAGGTTCAAAGAATCGATGCCAGCCCGGATCACATCGACATCGACGCCGGCGTCAATCAGAGCGCCGAGCGTCATGTCGCCGCTGATTCCCATCTGGCATTCGAGATAAGCAGTACGCATGTCGTTTCAATTCAGGGTGAAAAGAGATAATGTGCAACGGGCGGTCGTGCTTTTTCAAGCTCGGAATTCGGCAGGCCGTTTTCGTAACCCGCTCCGTTGTCGCTCGCTGCGATTTCATGAATTGGGAATCTCAGCGGCGGCGGGCGGTAGTGTAGTCCGCCTCCGAATCATTCTGAAGATCAGTTTCATAAGGGAAAAGCGTGACGGAAGGAACTGTACCGAACTGGAAAAGCGTTTGCGTGTTCGCCGGATCGCAGCTGGGAAAGGGAACGCAGTTCCGCGAGGCGGCTCAGAACCTGGGCCGTCTGCTGACCCGAAACCGCTGGTCACTCGTTTACGGGGGCGGCAGTGTCGGGCTGATGGGAGCCATTGCCGATGCCGTTCTGGCCGAAGGGGGCGAGGTTGTCGGTGTGATTCCCGAATTTCTGGCGACCAGAGAACTGCTGCACACCGGCTTGACCGATGTGATCGTCACGCCGGATATGCACACCCGCAAAGCGAAGATGGCTGAACTGTCCGACGCCTTCATCGCTCTGCCGGGGGGACTCGGCACGTTTGAGGAGTTCTTCGAGGTGATGACGTGGGCCCAGCTGGGCGTCCACCGCAAGCCGCTCGGGCTGTTAAATGCCGACGGTTTCTACGATCCGCTGGTCAATCTGGTCGAGCATTCCATCGAGTCGCAGTTTGTGCGGCCGGAGCATCGGAATCTCGTGTGCGTAGGGACCGGGCCGGAGGAATTGATTGAAAAGATGGGAGCCTACGAGCCGCCTCCCGTGCCGAAATGGTTTAACCTGGAAGAGGCCTGATGGACCGCGTCGAACACCCCTGCCGGCTGAGTGAAGAGGATCTGCTGGCCGAATGCGAGATGAAGCGCCAGCGGCGGAGCGGCCCGGGCGGGCAGCATCGCAATAAAGTGGAGACCGCGATTCGCGTTCGACATCGGCCAACCGATCTTTCGGCAATGGCGAGCGAGCGGCGATCACAGATCGAGAATCAGAAGCAGGCCGTCGAACGGCTGCGACTGGAACTGGCGTTGTCCTACCGCACTCCGGGAGAGCCGCTTCCGGACGAAGAGCTCTGGAAGTCTCGCGTCCAGGGAGGAAAGATCGTTGTCAGTCCACATCACCGGGACTTTCCGACATTGCTGGCGGATGCTCTGGATGTTCTGCAGGCCACGGATTGGGAACACAAAGCCGCGGCAGAGCAGCTCGGAGTAAGCAGTTCCCAGCTGGTCAAACTGCTGAAACTGGAGCCGGAAGCGTTGAAGCAGTTGAACGACCGCCGCAAAGAACAGGGCCAGAAACCCCTGACGTAACCACAGGTCTGGTTTTCAACTCCCTGTCTTTATTCGTCACCCTCAGCCAGTGGCACAGACATCCCTGTCCGTGGACGAAAACCATTGCGGCGGCAGTCG
The sequence above is a segment of the Rubinisphaera margarita genome. Coding sequences within it:
- the leuB gene encoding 3-isopropylmalate dehydrogenase, encoding MRANLVLLPGDGIGPEIVAEAEKVLRHIASEHGHDFEFTTGEIGGCAIDAYGDPLPDKTLDPCRNADGILLGAVGGPKWDDPNAKTRPEVGLLKIRKELGLFANLRPIKPYSALIDASPLKRSIIEGVDILFVRELTGGIYFGASRTEQIDGEEAATNEMTYRVSEVERVVRVAARAAQTRRQHLTSVDKANVLEVSRLWRRTAKSVVDKEFSELNYDVVLVDAMAMHLISRPRDFDVVVTGNLFGDILTDEGSMLPGSLGLLPSASLGEDGPGLYEPIHGSAPDIAGKGIANPLATILAAAMMLRHSLGLQTEADQIDAAVEKVLNDGHRTKDIAAGGSAINTTQMGEEVLKAL
- a CDS encoding phytanoyl-CoA dioxygenase family protein — its product is MRAPSFTEAELEQYRRDGFLLVENLLDAEETSLLQQAARADAVLQQAAMDVKDASGRKTNLSLWNHPGDDIYGTIARSERVVNRMEQLLGGEVYHYHSKLSAKQPRVGGAWEWHQDYGYWYKNGCLLPTMGSCFIAIDPATKENGCMQVLTGSHRMGRIDHHFEGEQTGADLERVELARLRFPLFYCEMKAGTGLFFDGNLLHRSDANLSEHPRWGLICCYNTKENDPLIPHHHPQYTPLIKLPDTALREVGVKTAAEQSQFLRQEEDHTARIIDE
- a CDS encoding Gfo/Idh/MocA family protein, which gives rise to MIHSGDYQLDIHPQLPQDRSVPIGCIGAGFIMADCQLPAYLDNGLTPVGIASRTKSSAESVAVRHGLKVYESPSDLLSDSSIPVIDIAVPPDVQIDVIREAVRQPHIRGILAQKPLGMNLQQAREIVEMCEAAGVTLVVNQNMRYDQSVRAAKSLLNQNALGDPVFATIEMRAVPHWMPWQERLGWLTLRVMSIHHLDTFRYWFGNPQRVFASTRTDPRTKFPHQDGICTYILEYENGLRVSSWDDVWAGPIAEGPGKDHGINWRIEGTTGLARGTIGWPDYPARSPSTLDFITTAEPETWHQPRWNEVWFPDAFAGPMCELLRSLETGHPASLNARDNLWTMALVDACYQSAEEHRAIELAELMSK
- a CDS encoding SGNH/GDSL hydrolase family protein, which encodes MLRSLALLTFLLLITPALKAAEPNWIDVSKSTMGEGDIAWYDAKLLTIEGQGWSDTKAPYDRLPPKAEETVRGSVWSLSRHSAGIAARFVTNATKIDLRWELTSSQLDMPHMAATGVSGIDLYVRDDAGEWRWLNCARPSAQKNTTTAISKIPEGTREYMIYLPLYNGVTSVEVGIPANKEIAPGPERPEGHQKPIIFYGTSITHGACASRPGMPHPAILGRRFDRPVINLGFSGNGRMEPEVAELIAEIDAAVYVIDCLPNIGAKEVLERTKDVVGILREAHPETPILLVEDRSYSNSFLVTSNRERNLTSREALKKMYDELQSEGVKHLYYLEGEHLLGDDNEGTVDSSHPTDLGFWRQADAFEEVLKPLLD
- a CDS encoding YidH family protein; its protein translation is MTAEPQEQGLIGDPRVYYAAERTLLAWIRTGLAMIGFGFVVARFGMFLQEFPSQGDSLPPDTQAFSLWFGTLLVALGVLVNLSVAFKHWHTLSRLKRGLPLRFHRVSLGVVVAILLGVCGIILTIWLHSGGR
- the larC gene encoding nickel pincer cofactor biosynthesis protein LarC, with the translated sequence MRTAYLECQMGISGDMTLGALIDAGVDVDVIRAGIDSLNLEGVELHVEKIIKGGFAATAVTVKHPKQHAHRHMSDIREILSRSDVITDDQKQLALQIFEAIAGAEAKVHGSTVDKVHFHEVGAIDSIVDIIGAAIGFDLLDVDLICCSSIPTGHGLVHIDHGICPIPAPGTAELLKGIPLQDVPVEFELTTPTGAAIVRVLVDRFGPRPPMTIEQIGYGAGTKTFPQRANLLRLFVGQSVPTKDRETVILLETNLDDTTPEVVGYTRQLLEEAGALDVYTTSIDMKKNRPGVLLSVLCQPLLSDELQDIIFEQTGTLGIRISPLERATLSRSVATVETVYGSIRGKVTRPVGRTEWFQPEFEDCAKAASEHDIPLRDVYRTAQSVFAEHQSTAATHDHDHDHDHDHDHDHDHDHDHDHDHDHDHDHDHDHDHDK
- a CDS encoding LOG family protein, with protein sequence MFAGSQLGKGTQFREAAQNLGRLLTRNRWSLVYGGGSVGLMGAIADAVLAEGGEVVGVIPEFLATRELLHTGLTDVIVTPDMHTRKAKMAELSDAFIALPGGLGTFEEFFEVMTWAQLGVHRKPLGLLNADGFYDPLVNLVEHSIESQFVRPEHRNLVCVGTGPEELIEKMGAYEPPPVPKWFNLEEA
- a CDS encoding peptide chain release factor family protein, with amino-acid sequence MDRVEHPCRLSEEDLLAECEMKRQRRSGPGGQHRNKVETAIRVRHRPTDLSAMASERRSQIENQKQAVERLRLELALSYRTPGEPLPDEELWKSRVQGGKIVVSPHHRDFPTLLADALDVLQATDWEHKAAAEQLGVSSSQLVKLLKLEPEALKQLNDRRKEQGQKPLT